A genomic region of Bernardetia sp. ABR2-2B contains the following coding sequences:
- a CDS encoding helix-turn-helix transcriptional regulator: MINKELQKKLDTLTAGKKSSWEKEAKYRQANRKWLRYSRKIAIKINRHLKDNGMQKQELATLLNVSPQQVSKIVKGRENLTLQTISNIEKALGISLLGLDSNREKKTKVILKKTEITYTQPTQENDFYQKKSAKVVAILPINNQSLTEVYN; this comes from the coding sequence ATGATAAATAAAGAACTACAAAAAAAACTTGATACTCTTACTGCTGGTAAAAAAAGTAGTTGGGAAAAGGAAGCTAAGTACCGTCAAGCGAATAGAAAATGGCTAAGATATTCACGAAAGATTGCTATTAAAATTAATCGTCATCTTAAAGATAACGGTATGCAAAAACAGGAATTGGCTACTTTACTAAATGTTTCTCCTCAACAGGTAAGTAAAATAGTGAAGGGAAGAGAAAACCTAACTTTGCAAACAATATCAAACATTGAAAAAGCCTTAGGAATTTCATTGTTAGGACTTGATTCTAATAGAGAAAAGAAAACTAAAGTAATTTTAAAAAAAACAGAGATTACCTATACACAACCAACTCAAGAAAATGATTTTTATCAAAAAAAGTCGGCAAAAGTAGTGGCAATACTCCCTATAAATAATCAAAGTTTAACAGAAGTGTACAACTAA
- a CDS encoding pyridoxal phosphate-dependent aminotransferase: protein MSTTAVNTETLSRRVSEMEESQTLAMARKSRELKAEGHDIINMNLGEPDFKTPLFIQEAAKKAIDDGHFGYTPVAGIAPLRQAISDKLKRENELDYSAEQIVVSTGAKQSIANVMLALLDKDDEVIIITPYWVSYVGIVQLAQGKPVFVKGGIENDYKVTANQVKEAITSKTKAVIFSSPCNPTGSVFSETELREIAEVIAPHEQITVVADEIYEYINFGEPHFSIGRVASLKDRVVTINGLSKGFAMTGWRLGYAAAPLTIAKACDKIQGQVTSGTNSITQHAAVTALNGSREEVEEMNKAYQKRGKLIKSLLDEVEGFNCNTPQGAFYVFPDISHFYGKSFEGKKIQNSEDFSMFLLETAHVAVVMGDAFGAPNCIRLSFATSEEMIEKAIERIKNAIAKLS from the coding sequence ATGTCCACAACAGCCGTAAATACAGAAACTTTATCTCGTCGTGTTTCCGAAATGGAAGAATCTCAAACCCTTGCAATGGCTCGTAAAAGCCGTGAACTCAAAGCAGAAGGACACGATATTATCAATATGAATTTGGGAGAGCCAGACTTCAAAACACCTCTTTTTATTCAAGAAGCAGCCAAAAAAGCGATTGATGACGGACATTTTGGTTATACACCAGTAGCTGGAATTGCGCCACTTCGTCAAGCTATTTCTGATAAGCTAAAAAGAGAAAATGAGCTAGATTATTCTGCTGAACAAATTGTAGTTTCGACAGGAGCAAAACAGTCTATTGCTAATGTGATGTTAGCCCTTTTGGATAAAGACGACGAGGTAATTATCATTACTCCTTACTGGGTTTCGTATGTCGGAATCGTACAACTTGCACAAGGAAAGCCTGTTTTTGTAAAAGGAGGAATAGAAAATGATTATAAAGTAACAGCAAATCAGGTAAAAGAAGCAATTACTTCAAAAACAAAAGCAGTTATTTTTTCGTCGCCTTGTAATCCAACGGGAAGTGTTTTTTCTGAAACAGAATTAAGAGAAATTGCAGAAGTAATTGCACCACACGAGCAGATTACAGTCGTTGCAGATGAAATTTATGAATATATCAATTTTGGTGAGCCTCATTTTAGTATTGGAAGAGTAGCATCTTTGAAAGATAGAGTAGTTACTATAAATGGTCTTTCAAAAGGTTTTGCCATGACAGGTTGGCGTTTGGGTTATGCTGCTGCTCCTCTAACGATTGCAAAAGCGTGTGATAAAATCCAAGGACAGGTTACCTCTGGTACAAATTCCATTACCCAACACGCTGCTGTTACTGCTCTCAATGGAAGCCGAGAAGAAGTAGAGGAAATGAATAAAGCCTATCAGAAAAGAGGAAAGTTAATCAAATCTCTTTTGGATGAAGTAGAAGGCTTTAATTGCAATACGCCACAAGGAGCATTTTATGTTTTTCCAGATATAAGTCATTTTTATGGAAAGTCTTTTGAAGGTAAAAAAATTCAAAATTCAGAAGATTTTTCTATGTTTTTATTAGAAACAGCGCATGTGGCTGTTGTGATGGGAGATGCTTTTGGTGCGCCAAATTGTATCCGTCTTTCTTTCGCTACTTCAGAGGAGATGATAGAAAAAGCGATTGAAAGAATCAAAAATGCTATTGCTAAGTTGAGTTAA
- a CDS encoding Zn-dependent hydrolase: MNIKKTSKLAVLSMAICLGFWNCTPDKKAITETTTDTTSVVVETKNELVRPEIYAPFKLTTDISTLSESEKKMIPLLIEAAKIMDGLFWQQAYMGDKDSLMATLDDADTKKFVEINYGLWDRLENNQPFMEGVGEKPLGANFYPTDMTKEEYEAFDNEEKSSLYTFLRRDAEGKLMIVPYHEKFKADLEKAADYLRQAAEIAEDEGLKKHLTLRADAITTDDYMASDMAWMDMKTNGIDIIIGAIETYEDHLYGQKAAYSSYVLVKDKTWSERLEKYAALLPQLQKDLPVDAKYKAEKPGSDSQLNAYDVVFYAGDCNAGSKTIAVNLPNDEEVQLKKGTRRSQLKNAMKAKFDQILMPISEMLITPEQRKHITFDAFFENTMFHEVAHGLGIKNTINDKGTVRESLKDLASALEEGKADILGLYMVTKLREMGELSEGELMDNYTTFLAGIFRSVRFGAASAHGKANMIRFNFFNEKGAFEKLEDGTYKVNPDKMAEAVNELSAKILTLQGDGDYEGVTLLANEMGVIKADLQADLDRLSDANIPVDIIFEQGADVLGL, from the coding sequence ATGAACATCAAAAAAACATCAAAACTAGCTGTTCTATCAATGGCTATCTGTCTAGGCTTTTGGAACTGTACACCAGATAAAAAAGCAATTACTGAAACTACTACTGATACAACAAGTGTAGTCGTAGAAACTAAAAACGAGCTTGTTCGTCCAGAAATTTATGCTCCCTTCAAACTCACTACTGATATTAGCACTCTTTCAGAAAGTGAAAAGAAAATGATTCCACTCCTTATAGAAGCAGCTAAAATAATGGATGGTTTGTTTTGGCAACAAGCCTATATGGGCGATAAAGATAGCTTGATGGCTACTTTAGATGATGCAGACACAAAAAAGTTTGTAGAAATAAACTATGGTCTTTGGGATAGATTAGAAAATAATCAACCCTTTATGGAAGGTGTAGGAGAAAAACCTCTCGGCGCAAATTTCTACCCAACAGATATGACAAAGGAGGAGTATGAAGCCTTTGATAATGAAGAAAAATCAAGTCTTTATACATTTCTTCGCAGAGATGCAGAAGGAAAGCTAATGATAGTTCCTTATCACGAAAAATTTAAGGCAGATCTAGAAAAAGCTGCTGATTATTTACGCCAAGCTGCCGAAATAGCAGAAGATGAAGGCTTGAAAAAACACCTTACTCTTCGTGCCGATGCCATTACCACAGATGATTATATGGCAAGTGATATGGCATGGATGGATATGAAAACCAACGGTATCGATATTATTATTGGTGCAATAGAAACCTATGAAGACCATTTGTATGGACAAAAAGCTGCTTATTCTTCATATGTTTTGGTAAAAGATAAAACGTGGAGTGAGCGTTTGGAAAAATATGCTGCTTTATTGCCACAACTTCAAAAAGATTTGCCTGTTGATGCGAAATACAAAGCCGAAAAACCTGGGTCAGATTCTCAACTTAATGCCTATGATGTTGTTTTTTATGCTGGAGATTGTAACGCAGGTAGCAAAACGATTGCTGTAAACCTTCCAAATGATGAAGAAGTACAACTCAAAAAAGGTACTCGTCGTTCGCAGCTAAAAAATGCTATGAAGGCAAAGTTTGACCAAATTTTGATGCCTATTTCTGAAATGCTCATTACGCCAGAGCAAAGAAAACATATCACTTTTGATGCTTTCTTCGAAAATACAATGTTTCATGAAGTGGCTCACGGATTAGGAATCAAAAATACCATTAATGACAAAGGAACAGTTAGAGAATCTTTGAAAGATTTAGCTTCTGCTTTAGAAGAAGGAAAAGCTGATATTTTAGGTCTGTATATGGTTACTAAATTGCGTGAAATGGGCGAACTTTCAGAAGGAGAATTGATGGATAATTATACTACTTTCTTGGCTGGTATTTTCCGTTCTGTTCGTTTTGGTGCTGCTTCGGCACACGGAAAAGCAAATATGATTCGCTTTAACTTTTTCAATGAAAAAGGAGCTTTCGAAAAGTTAGAAGACGGAACATACAAAGTAAATCCAGATAAAATGGCAGAAGCTGTAAACGAACTTTCTGCTAAAATACTAACACTTCAAGGCGATGGCGATTACGAAGGTGTAACGCTGTTGGCAAACGAAATGGGAGTTATCAAAGCTGATTTACAAGCTGACTTAGACAGACTTTCTGATGCAAATATTCCTGTTGATATTATTTTTGAGCAGGGGGCTGATGTTTTGGGGTTGTAA
- a CDS encoding choice-of-anchor D domain-containing protein has protein sequence MKNLSSYSNYIIGFVLFFLISTTGYLIWENNSKNELLLSELSEVKDPSQLKGKEKYAYYQALYNKYQGWSKKDLKKIAKKDRPDLAMLQDYLRTANPNTGDIPENARIKANEFTDLRLNALSQNQRAIAGVNWIERGPNDVGGRTRALMYDPNDATGRKVWAGGVGGGLWYTNDITVANPTWVAVDNFWENIAISSIAYDPSNTQNMYVSTGEGFFGGGMQRGAGIWKTTDGGANWARLANTSPTVTDDFQYVQKIVVTPTGTLLAACRTDGFNSTSANSGGIFRSADGGTNWVKVTLPETSTRAADLEVAADGTLYGTTALFGGVVGSIYKSTNDGVNWTEVTPAGISANTRRIEIASAPSNSDILYAVAHDASTNNIAFFKKSINAGVSWTDVTIPLYRNQGGCATNGTQFTRGQAWYDLILQVNPTNPNHVVVGGIDVHRTTDGGANWTSISYWTGECGPYVHADIHAFAYKPGSSDEMLVGSDGGVSYSANIQAGTPAFNDRNSGYNVTQFYAVAMNPNNGSNYLLGGTQDNGTRKLTSAGVGGSTQPTGGDGAFCFIDQDNPNIQISSYVFNNFYVSTNGGGNFIDLGAGDNNTGEFINPADYHDDLDLLYSSSKGNRNFARWTVPGGTRNDYNVTGMTGDVTHLKASPFTAASTTLYIGTSAGEVVRVPNANAGGGPNKTGTVLSNGTMQTQGSVSSIEFGTSENQMVVTYSNYGAQSVWYTDDGGTSWTSKDTAHGLPDMPVRWAMFNPNNTNEVLIATETGVWSTDDITAGAAGDFWELSSTGLANTRCDMFQIRSSDNLVAVATHGRGIFTTNVFSPAAADFSADKDLVYMNKDVIFTDASAGATSWDWNFDAGASTATANTTGPHTISYSTPGIKTITLSINGGGGVLTTTRTITVLPDRPVPYAITDGGNFDVNPLDFAADNVGGATMWERGNSATAGKNGTASGANAWVTGLTGDYLNNSHSNLYAPNFDFSAAGTYNLSFETKHVYETGYDGMIVEYSTDRGTSWTKLGTATTGAAWYNSVIGGGPDPTVFGPSGTPFMSATNANYFTKSLDVSSLAGNLDVAFRIVFKSDVTITDVGAAVDNFLITFVPAASPATALDFDGNNDLITIATPTNLPTGNDPYTIELWFKPILSGVRGVIGWGNAVNNQANAIEVNINTSLRIRHYWWANDIDIPLTDLSGNWYHYAATYDGTTRSVYVNGELQKSDVPGVHNVPASSTLFIGRGLTNGNYEGALDEIRIWSTARTCSEIKANMNNELIGTEAGLVTYYNFNQGLAAGNNAGLTTLNDLTSSNNDGTLTGFSLAGATSNWIDGSANGVSGTVATPQQEINLLGNSVSIVDGDATPNVADNTDFGTVVTDRLITYTIENTGTADLAISSIVSSGTNAGDFVISNITLPATIMAGNSITFDVTFTPSGAGTRTATITVNNDDCDEAIYDFAVQGIQSLFPEINVQGNGNNIVSGTGTTSPTNDTDFGGVAECGTNNLAKTYTIQNTGGAALTVNNITVTGTNAADFTLSGLPAFPATVAATTGTQTFTVTFDPSATGNRAALVTITNDDADENPYTFAINGNGTADNVAPVVPTLADVTAECSSTPTAPTTTDNCVGTVTGTTGTIFPITAQGTTVVTWTFDDGNGNTSTADQNVILNDVTAPVVPTLADVTAECSSTPTAPTTTDNCVGTVTGTTGTIFPITAQGTTVVTWTFDDGNGNTSTADQNVILNDITAPVVPTLADVTAECSSTPTAPTTTDNCVGTVTGTTGTIFPITAQGTTVVTWTFDDGNGNTSTADQNVILNDITAPVVPTLADVTAECSATPTAPTTTDNCVGTVTGTTGTIFPITAQGTTVVTWTFDDGNGNTSTADQNVILNDVTNPTITAPTNVIVNTDVGACTASGVALGTPTGTDNCGTPTFTNDATPPFSIGNTTVTWTADDGNGNTVTATQTVTVNSTREIDVLGNSVSITDGDVTPDVADDTDFGNTTLRTITYTIENTGTEALTISSIISSGTNSGDFVVSNVPAVVAASGTATFDVTFTPSGGGTKNATITINNNDCDEAAYDFAVEGINTSSGDVLLVRTGVFYPTIQQAVDAAIANDVIEPQSARLYDENVVVDKNLTFTSPTAFTDYTDINIDGIKVNTGISLIIDGYMSINKVLEMEGTAQMTVNTGQDFALRSTTDETALLINGSTTNTIVGTVIMERYLPAVSDVGGTDGLGYHLFSSPFSDATVSQFGDDMGLVLTTAYNTAPEPAFVRPFPTFFQYEETNAGAVTSAYYNPFISNYKVPTTANLTAVRGYQANIATGVTVDLNGTLNNGNQSIAVTNSGGGFSQEGYNLIGNPYPSPIDWELVLAASTGLEDAVYIDIPVNQYQGVFAEYVNGVSNNGGKKEIASMQGFFVRTTAGGTVNMNNGVRLTTDTRFFKTTETENLKEGLIRVALKSSNSLDETTVYFQAGATTNFDGKYDAAKLHKMNATRSTLYSYNENEEGQESEYFAINGLGSFKENQTLPLAMNILKDGDYEITLRSMKYFHSKHELYLYDSLTDSLHNLKAEGDYKFEAKKGYEIKRFVLLFKTDASQDFFENEKLMVYPNPTPNSFSYSLKTDREGAYTIRLFDATGRVIFESEQSKEGAFLEGTIDLEKHASGLYLLQVSDADKTMTVRIVKE, from the coding sequence ATGAAAAACCTTTCCTCCTATTCCAATTATATTATTGGATTTGTTCTATTTTTCCTAATAAGTACTACAGGGTATTTGATTTGGGAAAATAATTCCAAAAATGAATTACTGCTCTCTGAATTATCAGAAGTTAAAGACCCTTCACAACTAAAAGGGAAAGAAAAATATGCTTACTATCAAGCCTTATATAATAAATATCAAGGCTGGTCAAAAAAAGACTTGAAAAAAATTGCAAAAAAAGATCGTCCAGATTTAGCAATGCTTCAAGATTATCTACGCACAGCAAATCCAAATACAGGTGATATTCCTGAAAATGCTCGTATAAAAGCAAATGAATTTACAGATTTACGTCTGAATGCTCTTAGCCAAAATCAAAGAGCTATTGCTGGGGTAAACTGGATAGAACGTGGTCCTAATGATGTAGGTGGACGTACTCGTGCGCTTATGTACGACCCAAATGATGCTACAGGCAGAAAGGTTTGGGCTGGTGGTGTTGGTGGTGGACTTTGGTACACCAATGATATTACAGTAGCTAACCCAACTTGGGTAGCTGTTGATAATTTTTGGGAAAATATAGCAATTTCATCTATTGCTTATGACCCATCAAATACACAAAACATGTATGTATCTACTGGAGAAGGTTTCTTTGGTGGTGGAATGCAGCGTGGTGCAGGTATTTGGAAAACTACTGATGGAGGAGCTAATTGGGCAAGACTAGCTAATACTTCACCTACAGTAACAGATGATTTTCAATATGTACAGAAAATTGTAGTAACTCCTACAGGAACACTACTTGCAGCTTGTCGTACTGATGGGTTCAACTCTACTAGTGCAAATAGTGGTGGTATCTTTCGCTCTGCTGATGGAGGAACTAATTGGGTAAAAGTAACATTGCCTGAAACCTCTACTCGTGCTGCTGATTTGGAAGTAGCTGCTGATGGTACTCTTTATGGAACAACTGCATTATTTGGAGGAGTTGTAGGCTCTATTTATAAATCGACGAATGATGGAGTAAACTGGACAGAAGTAACACCTGCTGGTATTTCTGCTAACACAAGAAGAATAGAGATTGCATCTGCACCATCAAATAGCGATATTTTATATGCTGTTGCACATGATGCAAGCACCAATAATATTGCATTCTTCAAAAAATCTATTAATGCAGGTGTTTCTTGGACAGATGTAACTATTCCACTATACCGTAATCAAGGAGGCTGTGCTACTAATGGAACGCAATTTACTCGTGGACAAGCTTGGTACGATTTAATTTTACAAGTGAACCCTACTAATCCTAATCATGTAGTTGTTGGTGGTATTGATGTACACCGTACAACTGATGGAGGAGCAAACTGGACATCTATTTCTTACTGGACAGGTGAGTGTGGACCTTATGTTCATGCAGATATTCATGCCTTTGCTTACAAACCAGGTAGTTCTGATGAGATGTTAGTAGGTAGTGATGGTGGTGTTTCGTATAGTGCAAATATACAAGCTGGTACTCCTGCTTTCAATGATAGAAATTCAGGATATAATGTTACTCAGTTTTATGCTGTTGCAATGAATCCGAATAATGGTTCTAATTATTTACTCGGAGGTACACAAGATAATGGAACACGTAAACTTACTTCAGCAGGAGTAGGTGGAAGTACGCAACCAACTGGAGGAGATGGAGCATTTTGTTTTATAGACCAAGATAATCCAAATATTCAGATTAGTTCGTATGTATTTAACAATTTCTATGTATCTACTAATGGAGGAGGTAATTTTATAGACTTAGGAGCTGGAGACAACAATACAGGAGAATTTATCAATCCAGCAGATTATCATGATGATTTAGATTTACTTTATTCATCTTCCAAAGGAAATCGAAACTTTGCTAGATGGACTGTTCCAGGTGGAACTCGTAATGATTATAATGTAACAGGTATGACTGGAGACGTTACACACTTAAAAGCTTCTCCTTTTACAGCTGCTTCTACAACGCTTTATATAGGTACAAGTGCAGGGGAAGTAGTAAGAGTTCCTAATGCAAATGCAGGTGGAGGACCAAATAAAACAGGAACTGTATTATCAAACGGTACTATGCAAACGCAAGGTTCTGTCTCTTCTATTGAATTTGGTACAAGCGAAAATCAGATGGTAGTTACGTATTCTAACTACGGAGCACAGAGCGTTTGGTACACAGACGATGGAGGAACTTCTTGGACAAGCAAAGATACTGCACACGGCTTACCAGATATGCCAGTTCGTTGGGCAATGTTTAATCCTAATAATACGAATGAAGTATTGATTGCAACAGAAACAGGTGTTTGGAGTACAGATGATATTACAGCAGGTGCTGCTGGCGATTTTTGGGAATTATCAAGCACAGGACTTGCTAATACTCGTTGTGATATGTTCCAAATTCGTAGTTCTGATAATCTAGTTGCAGTAGCTACACATGGTAGAGGCATATTCACAACAAATGTATTTTCTCCTGCTGCTGCTGATTTTTCAGCAGATAAGGATCTTGTTTATATGAATAAAGATGTAATATTTACTGATGCCTCAGCAGGTGCTACTTCTTGGGATTGGAACTTTGATGCTGGTGCAAGTACAGCTACTGCCAATACAACAGGTCCTCATACAATTTCTTATTCTACTCCAGGTATCAAAACAATTACTCTTAGCATAAACGGAGGTGGAGGAGTCCTGACTACTACTAGAACTATAACTGTTTTACCAGATCGCCCTGTACCTTATGCTATTACTGATGGAGGAAACTTTGATGTCAATCCATTAGACTTTGCAGCCGATAATGTAGGAGGAGCAACAATGTGGGAACGTGGAAACTCTGCCACAGCAGGAAAAAATGGAACAGCAAGTGGTGCAAACGCATGGGTTACAGGTCTTACAGGAGATTATTTGAATAATTCACATTCTAACCTTTATGCACCTAACTTTGATTTCTCTGCAGCAGGTACATATAATTTATCCTTTGAAACAAAGCATGTTTATGAAACAGGTTATGATGGAATGATTGTAGAATATTCTACTGACAGAGGTACTTCTTGGACAAAATTAGGAACAGCTACTACAGGTGCAGCTTGGTATAACTCGGTAATTGGAGGTGGTCCAGACCCTACAGTATTCGGTCCTTCAGGAACTCCATTTATGTCTGCTACCAATGCAAACTATTTTACAAAATCACTTGATGTTTCTAGTTTAGCAGGAAATCTTGACGTAGCATTTAGAATAGTATTCAAATCTGATGTTACTATAACAGATGTTGGTGCTGCAGTTGATAACTTCCTTATTACTTTCGTTCCAGCTGCTTCCCCAGCTACTGCACTTGATTTTGATGGTAACAATGACCTAATAACAATAGCAACTCCTACCAACCTTCCAACTGGCAATGATCCATATACTATTGAATTATGGTTCAAACCTATTCTATCAGGAGTGAGAGGTGTGATTGGATGGGGAAATGCTGTTAATAATCAAGCTAATGCAATTGAAGTAAATATTAATACATCTTTAAGAATACGACATTACTGGTGGGCTAATGATATAGATATACCTTTAACAGACTTATCAGGAAATTGGTATCACTATGCTGCTACTTACGATGGAACAACTAGAAGTGTATATGTAAATGGTGAATTACAAAAAAGTGATGTCCCAGGCGTACATAATGTTCCCGCTTCTTCAACACTATTTATAGGAAGAGGGCTTACAAATGGAAACTATGAAGGAGCATTAGATGAAATTCGAATCTGGAGTACAGCTCGTACTTGTTCAGAGATTAAGGCTAATATGAATAATGAATTGATAGGAACAGAAGCTGGTTTAGTAACCTATTATAATTTTAATCAAGGTCTTGCAGCAGGTAATAATGCAGGACTTACAACCCTTAATGACCTAACATCTAGTAACAATGATGGAACACTAACTGGGTTTTCTCTAGCAGGAGCTACTTCAAATTGGATAGATGGATCTGCTAATGGAGTTAGTGGAACAGTTGCAACTCCTCAACAAGAAATTAATCTTTTAGGTAATTCTGTTTCTATTGTAGATGGTGATGCTACACCAAATGTAGCTGATAACACTGATTTTGGAACTGTAGTTACAGATAGATTAATTACTTATACTATTGAGAATACGGGAACGGCAGATTTGGCAATTTCTTCAATTGTTTCAAGTGGTACAAATGCAGGAGATTTTGTAATCAGTAACATTACGCTACCAGCAACAATAATGGCAGGTAATAGTATTACTTTTGACGTTACCTTTACACCTTCTGGGGCAGGAACAAGAACAGCAACTATTACTGTAAATAATGATGACTGTGATGAAGCAATTTATGATTTTGCAGTACAAGGAATCCAATCCCTATTTCCTGAAATCAATGTACAAGGTAATGGAAATAATATTGTTAGTGGAACAGGAACTACAAGTCCGACTAATGATACAGATTTTGGAGGTGTAGCTGAATGTGGAACGAATAATCTTGCTAAGACATATACTATTCAAAATACAGGTGGAGCAGCTTTAACAGTAAATAATATTACTGTAACAGGAACAAATGCTGCTGATTTTACTTTAAGTGGTCTTCCTGCTTTCCCTGCAACAGTAGCAGCTACAACAGGAACACAAACTTTTACAGTTACTTTTGATCCTTCTGCAACAGGAAATAGAGCTGCTTTAGTAACTATTACTAACGATGATGCTGATGAAAACCCTTATACTTTTGCAATTAATGGAAATGGAACAGCTGATAATGTAGCTCCAGTAGTTCCGACATTAGCAGATGTTACGGCTGAATGTAGCTCTACACCAACTGCTCCAACAACTACAGATAACTGCGTTGGAACTGTTACAGGAACAACAGGAACAATATTTCCAATCACAGCACAAGGTACAACCGTTGTAACTTGGACATTTGATGATGGAAATGGAAATACATCTACTGCTGACCAAAATGTAATTCTTAATGATGTTACTGCTCCAGTAGTTCCGACATTAGCAGATGTTACGGCTGAATGTAGCTCTACACCAACTGCTCCAACAACTACAGATAACTGTGTTGGAACTGTTACAGGAACAACAGGAACAATATTTCCAATCACAGCACAAGGTACAACCGTTGTAACTTGGACATTTGATGATGGAAATGGAAATACATCTACTGCTGACCAAAATGTAATTCTTAATGATATTACTGCTCCAGTAGTTCCGACATTAGCAGATGTTACAGCTGAATGTAGCTCTACACCAACTGCTCCAACAACTACAGATAACTGTGTTGGAACTGTTACAGGAACAACAGGAACAATATTTCCAATCACAGCACAAGGTACAACCGTTGTAACTTGGACATTTGATGATGGAAATGGAAATACATCTACTGCTGACCAAAATGTAATTCTTAATGATATTACTGCTCCAGTAGTTCCGACATTAGCAGATGTTACGGCTGAATGTAGCGCTACACCAACTGCTCCAACAACTACAGATAACTGTGTTGGAACTGTTACAGGAACAACAGGAACAATATTTCCAATCACAGCACAAGGTACAACCGTTGTAACTTGGACATTTGATGATGGAAATGGAAATACATCTACTGCTGACCAAAATGTAATTCTTAATGATGTAACAAATCCAACCATTACAGCACCAACTAATGTAATAGTAAATACAGATGTAGGAGCTTGTACAGCTTCTGGAGTAGCTTTAGGCACACCAACAGGAACAGATAATTGTGGAACACCTACATTTACAAATGATGCGACACCTCCTTTTTCTATTGGAAATACAACTGTTACTTGGACAGCAGATGATGGAAATGGAAATACGGTAACAGCCACACAAACGGTAACGGTAAATTCTACAAGAGAAATTGATGTTTTAGGTAACTCAGTCTCTATTACAGATGGCGATGTAACACCAGATGTAGCTGATGATACTGATTTTGGAAATACTACTTTACGAACTATTACATACACAATTGAGAATACAGGAACGGAAGCTCTTACCATTTCTTCTATTATTTCTAGTGGTACAAATAGTGGGGATTTTGTAGTTAGTAATGTTCCTGCTGTGGTAGCAGCAAGTGGAACAGCAACTTTTGATGTTACTTTTACTCCTTCAGGAGGAGGAACAAAAAATGCCACCATTACCATAAATAATAATGATTGTGATGAAGCAGCTTATGATTTTGCAGTAGAGGGAATAAATACTTCCTCTGGCGATGTACTTTTGGTTCGTACAGGTGTTTTCTATCCTACTATTCAACAAGCCGTTGATGCAGCAATAGCAAACGATGTTATTGAACCACAATCTGCTAGACTTTATGATGAAAATGTAGTTGTTGATAAAAACCTAACGTTTACTTCTCCTACTGCTTTTACAGATTATACTGATATTAATATTGATGGTATAAAAGTAAATACAGGAATTAGTCTTATTATTGATGGCTATATGAGCATAAATAAAGTCTTAGAAATGGAAGGAACAGCACAAATGACTGTCAATACAGGACAAGATTTTGCTCTTCGTTCGACAACAGATGAAACAGCTTTACTCATAAATGGTTCTACAACCAATACCATCGTTGGAACAGTTATTATGGAACGCTATTTACCTGCTGTTTCAGACGTAGGTGGTACGGATGGTTTGGGCTATCATTTATTTTCTTCTCCTTTTTCAGATGCAACGGTCTCACAGTTTGGAGATGATATGGGATTAGTTCTGACAACAGCTTATAACACAGCTCCAGAACCAGCTTTTGTTCGTCCTTTCCCTACCTTCTTCCAATATGAAGAAACAAATGCAGGAGCAGTTACAAGTGCATATTATAATCCATTTATTTCAAATTATAAAGTACCAACAACTGCAAACTTGACTGCTGTTAGAGGTTATCAAGCCAACATTGCAACAGGCGTAACAGTAGATTTGAATGGAACACTCAACAATGGCAACCAGTCTATTGCTGTTACAAATAGTGGTGGTGGATTTAGTCAAGAAGGGTATAATTTAATAGGAAATCCATATCCTTCGCCTATCGATTGGGAACTTGTTTTAGCTGCTTCTACAGGTCTTGAAGATGCTGTTTATATTGATATTCCAGTGAATCAATACCAAGGTGTTTTTGCAGAATATGTAAATGGAGTTTCTAATAATGGAGGTAAAAAGGAAATTGCTTCTATGCAGGGTTTCTTTGTCAGAACAACGGCTGGAGGAACAGTCAATATGAACAATGGAGTTCGTCTAACGACAGATACTCGTTTCTTTAAGACTACCGAGACAGAAAATTTGAAGGAAGGTTTGATTAGAGTTGCCCTCAAATCTAGTAATTCATTAGATGAGACAACAGTTTATTTCCAAGCAGGTGCAACAACCAACTTTGATGGAAAATACGATGCTGCCAAACTTCACAAAATGAATGCTACTCGTTCTACGTTGTATTCTTACAATGAAAATGAAGAAGGGCAAGAAAGCGAATATTTTGCAATCAATGGTTTGGGAAGTTTCAAAGAAAATCAAACGCT